A single window of Oreochromis aureus strain Israel breed Guangdong linkage group 7, ZZ_aureus, whole genome shotgun sequence DNA harbors:
- the cdc26 gene encoding anaphase-promoting complex subunit CDC26, translating into MLRRKPTRLELKIDDTEEFESVKKELEARKRQREEAESGGGVGGGSVIGVDVIGGGASASASSSTATSRAELINERIGYKPHPKPATLPTLFGSLQF; encoded by the exons atgttGAGGAGGAAACCGACTCGTCTAGAGCTTAAGATCGACGACACTGAGGAGTTCGAGAGCGTCAAGAAGGAGCTCGAG gcCAGAAAACGTCAGCGAGAGGAGGCAGAGTCGGGAGGTGGAGTGGGTGGGGGCTCTGTAATTGGTGTTGATGTCATTGGGGGTGGAGCCTCTGCCTCCGCATCGTCCTCTACAGCCACATCAAGGGCAGAGCTTATCAATGAGCGAATCGGCTACAAGCCCCACCCCAAACCGGCGACCCTGCCAACCTTATTTGGAAGTTTACAGTTTTAA